One Brumimicrobium sp. DNA window includes the following coding sequences:
- a CDS encoding GNAT family N-acetyltransferase, whose translation MVENTPCALVSSLSFYWDATAQDWDAYLAEDYSYGIPVGVTTKGGIRRLYYPLFQKFHEPLGNKGDIDWIDFENSLLERFKKGELIVNNTVPLRIKKEQLLTQILTKEQYNLKTQAKRMLKKFEQSQLEINDKDVKLDKLLRVIITELSKKLNVFNPKESQTLYTLFNEAEKLGLLYKVGLYEKGELIGGLIGTQYKNQLLYIKGTATEESQKNGSMYALMNHLISHGFEHNCLIDFGGSNAEGVRYFNTRFGAEDVYYFHYSWDNSPWWFKIFYGMYQKIKGR comes from the coding sequence ATGGTAGAAAATACACCCTGTGCACTCGTTAGTTCTCTTTCTTTCTATTGGGATGCCACTGCACAAGACTGGGATGCTTATCTCGCAGAAGATTATTCATACGGGATACCTGTCGGAGTAACAACTAAAGGAGGGATTAGGCGGCTTTATTATCCATTGTTTCAAAAGTTTCATGAACCTCTTGGAAATAAAGGAGATATAGATTGGATAGATTTTGAAAATTCCTTGCTTGAACGATTTAAAAAGGGAGAACTAATCGTCAACAACACGGTTCCACTCCGGATTAAAAAAGAACAATTACTCACACAAATTCTCACAAAAGAACAATACAATCTCAAAACACAAGCGAAAAGGATGCTCAAAAAATTTGAGCAATCCCAATTAGAAATAAATGACAAAGACGTTAAGCTTGATAAGCTATTGAGGGTTATTATAACTGAGCTTTCTAAGAAATTAAATGTTTTTAATCCAAAAGAATCTCAAACATTATACACCTTATTTAATGAAGCAGAGAAATTAGGACTACTTTATAAAGTAGGATTGTATGAAAAGGGAGAATTAATTGGAGGATTAATTGGAACGCAATACAAAAATCAACTTCTCTACATTAAAGGAACAGCAACAGAAGAATCACAAAAAAATGGATCCATGTATGCGCTCATGAACCATCTTATATCACATGGTTTTGAGCATAATTGCCTGATTGATTTTGGTGGATCTAATGCAGAGGGAGTACGTTATTTCAATACAAGATTTGGAGCAGAAGATGTTTATTATTTCCATTATTCTTGGGATAATTCACCTTGGTGGTTTAAAATATTTTATGGGATGTATCAAAAGATAAAAGGTAGATGA